From a region of the Fimbriimonadia bacterium genome:
- a CDS encoding methyltransferase domain-containing protein, which yields MTQQLNEPTVQSVRDMAYAFQKSRVLLSAFELGLFSALGDEDLAAEEVAMRAGADAGAVARLLNAQVALGLVRKSEGRFSNTPFASEHLVEGKPGYMAGLMHGANQWHTWSTLTEVVRTGKSMVPHHVADRGVEWLRAFIAAMHWRGVPQAPETLAPVDLRGVKRILDVGGGSGAYCMEMVRREPGAQAVVFDLPEVVGLTQEYVAAAGLTDRVTTQPGDYTREDLGRDYDLVFLCAIVHSNSYQANRSLVAKCARALSPGGRLVIVDYVMSEDRTQPPEGAMFSINMLLGTEGGDNYTETEMREWLRDAGLEFVSRTDLPFGTSVLIARKP from the coding sequence ATGACCCAGCAACTCAACGAGCCTACCGTCCAGTCCGTCCGAGATATGGCCTACGCTTTTCAGAAGAGCCGCGTGCTCCTCTCGGCATTCGAGCTGGGACTCTTCTCGGCGCTCGGCGACGAAGACCTGGCCGCCGAGGAAGTGGCCATGCGTGCCGGTGCGGATGCGGGAGCCGTGGCGCGCCTGCTGAATGCCCAGGTCGCATTGGGCCTCGTTCGCAAGTCGGAGGGCCGGTTCTCCAACACACCGTTCGCTTCGGAGCATCTGGTCGAGGGCAAGCCGGGCTACATGGCAGGGCTGATGCACGGCGCGAACCAGTGGCACACCTGGTCCACCCTTACCGAAGTCGTGAGGACGGGCAAGAGCATGGTGCCACACCACGTGGCGGATCGCGGCGTCGAGTGGCTTCGCGCCTTTATCGCGGCCATGCACTGGCGCGGCGTGCCACAAGCGCCCGAGACGCTGGCACCGGTAGACCTGCGGGGCGTGAAGCGCATCCTAGACGTGGGCGGGGGCTCGGGCGCTTACTGCATGGAGATGGTGCGGCGCGAGCCGGGTGCGCAAGCCGTGGTGTTCGACCTGCCGGAGGTGGTCGGCCTCACCCAAGAATACGTCGCGGCGGCGGGCCTGACGGACCGGGTCACCACGCAGCCGGGCGACTACACGCGCGAAGACCTGGGCCGGGACTACGACCTGGTCTTCCTTTGCGCCATCGTACACAGCAATTCGTATCAGGCCAACCGCTCGCTCGTCGCCAAGTGCGCGCGCGCCCTGTCGCCCGGCGGGCGGCTGGTGATCGTGGACTACGTGATGAGCGAAGACCGCACCCAGCCGCCCGAGGGCGCCATGTTCTCCATCAACATGCTGCTGGGTACCGAAGGCGGGGACAACTACACGGAGACGGAAATGCGCGAGTGGCTCCGAGACGCCGGCCTGGAGTTCGTTTCCCGCACCGACCTCCCCTTCGGCACATCCGTCTTGATTGCCCGCAAGCCCTGA